From a region of the Mercurialis annua linkage group LG1-X, ddMerAnnu1.2, whole genome shotgun sequence genome:
- the LOC126664887 gene encoding protein NAR1 yields MSEKFSAAIRIEDLSDFIAPSQACVVSLKGLKSNTVKPKTDKPQVRVSVSNKQQQQQPQQTAPVKISLKDCLACSGCITSAETVMLEKQSLDEFLSTIDKGRAVVISVSPQSRASLAVHFGLSPLQVIKKLTTFFKSLGVKAVFDTSSSRDITLIETCNEFIARYKQNQSNDDERSKSTLPMLSSACPGWICYAEKQLGSYILPHISSVKSPQQTIGATIKNRICEKMGLRSEEVYHVTVMPCYDKKLEAVRDDFVFEVDSLKKSDGSHISITEVDSVLTSGEVLDLIKLKEVDFAALEDSPLDKMLTNVNEEGHLYGVNGSSGGYAETVFRNAAKTIFGMDVKGPLSFKTIRNTDFREVTLEVDGHIVLKFALCYGFQNLQNIVRKVKMRKCDYHFVEVMACPSGCLNGGGQIKPKPGQSPKDLLQSLEAIYMENVLVADPFENPLVKSLYNEWLDEPGSEKAKRFMHTEYHPIVKSITSQLHNW; encoded by the exons ATGTCGGAGAAATTCTCGGCAGCTATAAGAATTGAAGATCTCAGCGATTTCATTGCTCCGTCTCAAGCTTGCGTTGTTTCATTAAAGGGGTTGAAATCAAACACTGTCAAACCCAAAACCGATAAACCTCAG GTAAGGGTTTCAGTTTCCAATAAGCAacagcagcagcagccgcagcaAACTGCACCTGTTAAAATCTCCCTTAAAGACTGTTTGGCGTGCAG TGGATGCATAACGTCAGCAGAGACGGTTATGCTTGAGAAGCAAAGCTTGGATGAATTTCTTTCTACTATTGATAAAGGAAGGGCGGTTGTAATATCTGTCTCTCCACAATCCAGAGCTTCTCTTGCAGTTCATTTTGGCCTCTCCCCACTTCAG GTTATTAAGAAACTTACtacattttttaaatctttggGAGTAAAGGCTGTATTTGATACAAGCAGTAGTAGAGATATAACTCTTATTGAAACTTGTAATGAGTTCATTGCACGTTATAAACAAAACCAGTCAAATGACGATGAGAGATCCAAGTCAACTCTGCCTATGCTTTCATCGGCATGCCCAG GTTGGATATGCTATGCCGAAAAACAACTAGGATCCTATATTCTGCCTCACATATCTTCTGTGAAGAGCCCTCAACAAACTATTGGAGCTACCATTAAAAACCGTATATGCGAAAAGATGGGTCTTAG GTCGGAGGAGGTTTACCATGTGACTGTGATGCCTTGTTATGATAAGAAGCTTGAGGCTGTGAGGGACGACTTTGTGTTTGAAGTGGATTCTCTGAAAAAGAGTGATGGTAGTCATATTAGTATCACAGAGGTCGATTCTGTTTTGACATCTGGGGAAGTCTTAGATTTGATCAAG TTAAAAGAAGTAGATTTTGCAGCCTTAGAAGACTCTCCTCTAGATaaaat GTTGACAAATGTTAATGAAGAGGGGCATCTTTATGGAGTGAATGGAAGCTCTGGTGGTTATGCAGAGACGGTATTCAGGAATGCTGCTAAAACAATATTTGGAATGGATGTAAAAGGTCCTTTGTCATTCAAAACTATTAGAAATACAGATTTTCGTGAAGTGACTCTGGAA GTTGATGGACATATAGTGTTGAAATTTGCACTTTGTTATGGCTTCCAGAACCTACAAAATATTGTTAGAAAGGTTAAAATGCGGAAATGTGACTATCATTTTGTGGAAGTTATGGCATGTCCATCAG GTTGCTTGAATGGTGGAGGTCAAATCAAACCAAAGCCTGGACAATCTCCTAAGGATTTGCTTCAGTCTCTGGAAGCCATTTACATGGAAAAT GTTTTGGTAGCGGATCCCTTTGAGAATCCCCTTGTCAAAAGCTTATATAACGAATGGCTGGATGAGCCTGGCTCTGAGAAAGCTAAAAGATTTATGCACACAGAGTATCATCCTATTGTTAAAAGCATTACCTCTCAGTTACATAATTGGTAA